Proteins encoded together in one Deinococcus hopiensis KR-140 window:
- the thpR gene encoding RNA 2',3'-cyclic phosphodiesterase: MKIRKTPRPTQQATGQTVERPAVRPQRPGPETPAASPEAREAYTPTLRLFFALKVPSEISAALAEAQKGLRGNWRAVRADQLHITLAFLPGVPPEKVDDLKRLGAALTKGVPPMQVRLRGTGYFPNEGSPRVWFVKVEAEGLTELAAALRVGLAELGIPTDELPFKAHVTLARKKGPAPRLSPLTFDLGWQAGNTVLIRSTLRKTGPIYDTVSTFRFRGAVSDQRSASSEETTTDFPESTPLTQETP; this comes from the coding sequence ATGAAGATTCGCAAGACGCCGCGCCCGACGCAACAGGCAACGGGTCAAACCGTGGAACGTCCGGCGGTCAGACCGCAGCGGCCAGGGCCCGAAACCCCCGCCGCCTCCCCCGAAGCGCGGGAAGCCTATACGCCCACCCTCCGCCTCTTTTTCGCGCTCAAGGTGCCCAGTGAGATTTCCGCCGCGCTGGCCGAGGCGCAAAAGGGCCTGCGTGGCAACTGGCGGGCGGTCCGCGCCGACCAGCTTCACATCACCCTCGCCTTCCTGCCTGGCGTGCCACCAGAGAAGGTGGATGATCTCAAGCGGCTGGGCGCGGCGCTGACGAAAGGCGTCCCGCCCATGCAGGTCCGGCTGCGCGGTACCGGTTACTTTCCCAACGAGGGCAGCCCCCGCGTGTGGTTTGTGAAAGTGGAGGCCGAGGGGCTGACCGAACTGGCCGCCGCCCTGCGCGTGGGCCTGGCCGAGCTGGGCATTCCCACCGACGAGCTGCCCTTCAAGGCACACGTCACGCTCGCGCGCAAGAAGGGGCCCGCTCCCCGGCTCTCGCCCCTCACCTTCGATCTGGGCTGGCAGGCGGGGAACACTGTGCTTATCCGCAGCACCCTCCGTAAGACTGGACCGATCTACGACACCGTGAGTACATTCCGCTTTCGCGGAGCGGTCAGTGACCAGCGGTCAGCCAGCAGCGAAGAAACCACAACCGACTTCCCAGAATCCACCCCCCTCACCCAGGAGACGCCATGA
- the recA gene encoding recombinase RecA, with product MSKDSTKEFGTPADSKERTKAIETAMSQIEKQFGKGSIMKLGAESKLDVQAVSTGSLSLDLALGVGGIPRGRITEIYGPESGGKTTLALSIIAQAQKAGGTCAFIDAEHALDPVYARALGVSTDELLVSQPDNGEQALEIMELLVRSGAIDVVVVDSVAALTPRAEIEGEMGDSLPGLQARLMSQALRKLTAILSKTGTAAIFINQVREKIGVMYGNPETTTGGRALKFYSSVRLDVRKIGQPIKVGNDAVANTVKVKTVKNKVAAPFKEVELALVYGKGFDQLSDLVTLAADMDIIKKAGSFYSYGDERIGQGKEKAIAHIAERPEMEAEIRARVLNSIKEGRVGDVASVAAVAE from the coding sequence ATGAGCAAGGACAGCACCAAGGAATTCGGCACCCCCGCGGACAGCAAGGAGCGCACCAAGGCCATCGAGACGGCCATGAGCCAGATCGAGAAGCAGTTCGGCAAGGGCAGCATCATGAAGCTCGGCGCCGAGAGCAAGCTCGACGTGCAAGCGGTCAGCACGGGCAGCCTGAGCCTCGACCTCGCGCTGGGTGTGGGCGGGATTCCGCGCGGGCGCATCACCGAGATTTACGGCCCCGAGTCGGGTGGCAAGACCACGCTGGCGCTCTCGATCATCGCCCAGGCCCAGAAGGCGGGCGGCACCTGCGCCTTTATCGACGCCGAGCACGCGCTGGACCCCGTCTACGCCCGCGCCCTGGGGGTCAGCACCGATGAACTGCTTGTCTCGCAGCCCGACAACGGCGAGCAGGCGCTGGAAATCATGGAACTGCTCGTCCGCTCGGGCGCCATCGACGTCGTGGTCGTGGACTCCGTCGCCGCATTGACCCCCCGCGCCGAGATCGAGGGCGAGATGGGCGACTCGCTGCCCGGCCTCCAGGCCCGCCTGATGTCGCAGGCCCTCCGCAAGCTGACGGCGATCCTGTCCAAGACGGGCACCGCGGCCATCTTCATCAACCAGGTGCGCGAGAAGATCGGCGTGATGTACGGCAACCCCGAAACCACCACGGGCGGACGGGCGCTGAAGTTCTACTCCAGCGTGCGCCTGGACGTGCGCAAGATCGGCCAGCCCATCAAGGTGGGCAACGACGCGGTGGCGAACACCGTCAAGGTCAAGACCGTAAAGAACAAGGTGGCCGCGCCCTTCAAGGAAGTTGAGCTCGCGCTTGTCTACGGCAAGGGCTTCGATCAGCTCTCGGACCTCGTGACGCTGGCGGCCGACATGGACATCATCAAGAAGGCCGGCAGCTTTTACTCCTACGGTGACGAGCGCATCGGCCAGGGCAAGGAAAAGGCCATCGCCCACATCGCCGAGCGCCCGGAGATGGAAGCCGAGATTCGCGCCCGGGTTTTGAACAGCATCAAGGAAGGCCGCGTGGGCGACGTGGCGAGCGTGGCGGCCGTCGCGGAGTAA
- a CDS encoding type II toxin-antitoxin system prevent-host-death family antitoxin, giving the protein MIQPRAPWSYTEAQSHLQELLERAADGEPQRIVQPDGSVIVVLATRTSQGARLMRSTTVSPATPHVSDE; this is encoded by the coding sequence ATGATTCAACCGCGTGCCCCCTGGTCCTACACCGAAGCGCAGAGCCACCTGCAAGAGCTGCTGGAACGTGCCGCCGACGGCGAGCCGCAGCGCATCGTACAGCCTGACGGCAGCGTCATCGTCGTGCTTGCCACCCGCACTTCGCAGGGTGCCCGGCTGATGCGGAGCACCACGGTCAGCCCCGCCACACCGCACGTCTCGGACGAGTAA
- a CDS encoding GGDEF domain-containing protein, giving the protein MFWSPRRTTSQAPHEQKFRHAALTAILFSSLATSVFAVLVAFPIGWSVVDQIGLFVLAVKNLFFLLWLRRFPRHTALVGGLYFLILSGAGVWKLARSLLFEQAANGLGIYSYWLPLAYIVAFLAFPGRVALGASASLLAVLTGVGVAFGLSDQIPLDVKRDQSALLVQVFLAHVTFISFFVLFGVLQDRYVTAISEAESEARTAYLDPLTGAPNRRRLMQGLAAGLERQEPLTVILFDLDHFKRVNDTFGHDAGDEVLRGTVAAGMAALRRDTLLGRWGGEEFLVVLPSTRLADGAVVAERLRLSVAEVVYGPGLHVTASFGVAEALPGEDVSGLLRRADEALYASKAAGRNQVRAA; this is encoded by the coding sequence GTGTTCTGGTCTCCGCGCCGCACCACCTCTCAGGCTCCGCACGAGCAGAAGTTCCGGCACGCAGCGCTGACGGCCATCCTGTTCAGTTCGCTGGCGACCTCGGTCTTCGCCGTGCTGGTGGCCTTTCCCATCGGCTGGAGCGTGGTGGACCAAATCGGGCTGTTCGTTCTGGCGGTCAAAAACCTGTTCTTTTTGCTGTGGTTGCGGCGTTTTCCCCGGCACACGGCGTTGGTGGGCGGGCTGTACTTCCTGATTCTGTCGGGGGCAGGGGTCTGGAAGCTGGCCCGGTCCCTGCTGTTCGAGCAGGCGGCCAACGGCCTGGGCATCTACTCGTACTGGCTGCCGCTGGCCTACATCGTGGCGTTTCTGGCGTTTCCGGGGCGAGTGGCGCTGGGGGCATCGGCGTCGCTGCTGGCCGTCCTTACGGGCGTGGGGGTGGCCTTTGGCCTCTCGGACCAGATTCCCCTGGACGTCAAGCGGGACCAGTCGGCGCTGCTGGTGCAGGTGTTTCTGGCGCACGTCACCTTTATCAGCTTCTTCGTGCTGTTCGGCGTGCTGCAAGACCGCTACGTCACGGCCATCAGCGAGGCCGAGAGCGAGGCCCGCACCGCCTATCTCGATCCCCTGACGGGCGCACCCAACCGCCGCCGCCTGATGCAGGGGCTGGCGGCGGGCCTTGAGCGCCAGGAACCCCTGACGGTGATCTTGTTCGATCTGGACCATTTCAAGCGCGTCAACGACACCTTCGGGCACGACGCGGGCGACGAGGTGCTGCGCGGAACGGTCGCGGCAGGCATGGCGGCCCTGCGCCGGGACACCCTGTTGGGCCGCTGGGGCGGTGAGGAATTCCTGGTGGTGCTGCCCAGCACCCGCCTGGCAGACGGCGCGGTGGTGGCCGAGCGGCTGCGGCTGTCTGTCGCCGAGGTGGTCTATGGGCCGGGCCTGCACGTCACTGCCAGCTTCGGCGTCGCCGAGGCCCTCCCCGGCGAGGACGTGAGCGGGTTGCTAAGGCGCGCCGACGAGGCCCTGTACGCCTCAAAGGCTGCCGGGCGCAATCAGGTGCGGGCAGCGTAG
- a CDS encoding HD domain-containing phosphohydrolase translates to MSAPALDVTGFHDEWWDGPGYRLGLAGESIPFLARAFSVCGVFGALTSERPDKKAWPVEAALLETGAQMNRLFCFHLARAFSRIMGVCPGSGVPCRPARLLRPLRFHLPSLLLDLGLLGSCEGSVRGLALP, encoded by the coding sequence ATGTCCGCGCCGGCGCTGGACGTGACCGGATTTCATGACGAATGGTGGGACGGCCCCGGGTATCGCCTGGGGCTGGCGGGAGAAAGCATCCCCTTCCTGGCACGGGCGTTTTCCGTGTGCGGCGTTTTCGGTGCCCTCACCAGCGAGCGTCCGGACAAGAAGGCCTGGCCCGTCGAGGCGGCCCTCCTGGAGACCGGGGCACAGATGAACCGGCTGTTCTGTTTCCACCTGGCCAGAGCGTTCTCGCGCATCATGGGGGTCTGCCCCGGCTCCGGTGTTCCCTGCAGGCCAGCAAGACTGCTGAGGCCCCTCCGGTTTCACTTGCCCTCCCTTTTGCTGGATCTGGGACTGTTGGGGAGCTGCGAGGGTTCTGTCAGGGGCCTTGCCCTACCCTGA
- a CDS encoding PAS domain-containing protein: protein MQPSALQALEGRPQHLPEAVCGLDRDLRVTFANAATLRREASAMLGRALGDALTAQQALAAEQPLDTVPFTSQAQVWFRAVVAPRVDGLFVYLEGFQRDQAQGPCLVGPAPSKHVRAGAGRDRIS from the coding sequence GTGCAGCCCTCGGCCCTTCAAGCCCTTGAGGGGCGCCCCCAGCATCTCCCGGAGGCGGTTTGTGGTCTGGACCGCGACCTGCGCGTCACCTTCGCCAATGCGGCCACGTTGCGGCGGGAGGCTTCTGCCATGCTGGGCCGCGCCCTTGGCGACGCGTTGACCGCGCAGCAGGCCCTCGCCGCCGAACAGCCCCTGGACACCGTCCCGTTCACTTCTCAGGCGCAGGTCTGGTTTCGCGCGGTGGTCGCGCCCCGTGTGGACGGTCTGTTCGTTTATCTCGAAGGGTTCCAGCGGGACCAGGCGCAGGGCCCGTGCCTGGTGGGGCCTGCGCCTTCCAAACATGTCCGCGCCGGCGCTGGACGTGACCGGATTTCATGA
- a CDS encoding biotin--[acetyl-CoA-carboxylase] ligase, producing the protein MPERLLPLLTDLPQSGEALGERLGVGRVTVNTLARRLGEEGVPIVTTRGGYALAPGTPAPGLVPITGAFGRSLRYRGTLGSTQDEARTWADDPEDPAPHGAVVVAERQAAGRGRRGRVWDTTHGTLAFSLLLVGPLALPELSLMPLAAGVALHAACASFGTPSGLKWPNDLLAPDGRKLAGILLEADLRGEEARRAVLGIGVNVSAAPMDAAHLTEWVPGLTRAALLGRLLAELERWLSAPATEVLDAWKAASVTLGREVKVSTPRGELRGVAMDLDGQGSLLIRTPAGERVTAYGGDVEVVGKLGGRKS; encoded by the coding sequence ATGCCCGAGCGACTCCTGCCCTTGCTGACCGATCTGCCTCAGTCCGGGGAGGCGCTGGGCGAGCGGCTGGGCGTGGGCCGGGTCACGGTGAACACGCTGGCGCGGCGTCTGGGCGAGGAAGGTGTGCCCATCGTGACCACGCGCGGCGGGTACGCGCTCGCGCCGGGCACGCCGGCTCCGGGCCTCGTGCCGATCACGGGCGCCTTCGGGCGGTCGCTGCGCTACCGGGGGACCCTGGGCAGCACGCAGGATGAGGCGCGGACGTGGGCGGACGATCCTGAAGACCCTGCGCCCCACGGCGCTGTCGTCGTGGCCGAGCGGCAGGCAGCCGGGCGCGGGCGGCGGGGGCGGGTGTGGGACACCACACACGGCACCCTCGCTTTCAGCCTGCTGCTGGTGGGGCCGTTGGCGTTGCCGGAACTCTCCCTCATGCCGCTGGCAGCCGGGGTGGCCCTGCACGCCGCCTGCGCTTCGTTTGGCACACCCAGCGGCCTGAAGTGGCCCAACGACCTGCTGGCCCCGGATGGCCGGAAGCTGGCGGGCATTTTGCTGGAGGCCGATCTGCGCGGTGAGGAAGCGCGGCGGGCAGTGCTGGGCATCGGCGTGAACGTCTCCGCTGCCCCCATGGACGCCGCCCACCTCACCGAATGGGTGCCCGGCCTCACCCGCGCTGCCCTGCTGGGCCGGTTGTTGGCCGAACTGGAGCGCTGGCTCTCCGCCCCCGCCACCGAGGTGCTGGATGCCTGGAAGGCGGCGAGCGTGACGCTGGGACGCGAAGTAAAGGTCAGCACCCCGCGCGGAGAGTTGCGCGGCGTGGCCATGGATCTGGATGGACAGGGGAGTTTGCTGATTCGGACGCCGGCAGGGGAGAGGGTGACGGCGTATGGCGGGGATGTAGAGGTGGTGGGGAAGCTTGGAGGGCGGAAAAGCTGA
- a CDS encoding tetratricopeptide repeat protein gives MERPGSTRCFRGSGAHECAGDRVVRRQCCGLLGAGATFDSTGHPDRAIGLCREALDLGLTGERRAAVQLAISRRNVGEAAEGVRLLRAEETAGPDHLDDAGSAFLAEAPLIPQPGSFVPDLLASWPHLRAHFGGCPSDSCPC, from the coding sequence GTGGAGCGCCCTGGATCAACTCGATGCTTCCGCGGTTCTGGAGCGCATGAATGTGCTGGCGACCGAGTTGTCCGCAGGCAGTGCTGTGGCCTTCTGGGGGCGGGCGCCACCTTCGACTCCACCGGCCACCCGGACCGGGCCATTGGCCTTTGCCGTGAGGCGCTGGACCTGGGGCTGACCGGCGAACGGCGGGCCGCGGTTCAGCTCGCCATTTCGCGGCGCAACGTGGGTGAGGCCGCCGAGGGCGTTCGCCTCCTCCGCGCAGAGGAGACTGCGGGGCCCGATCACCTCGACGACGCGGGGAGCGCCTTTCTCGCCGAGGCCCCGCTGATCCCACAGCCTGGGTCCTTCGTCCCAGACCTGCTTGCCTCCTGGCCTCACCTCCGCGCACACTTTGGGGGATGCCCGAGCGACTCCTGCCCTTGCTGA